The following are from one region of the Rhodopirellula sp. P2 genome:
- a CDS encoding FkbM family methyltransferase — MNGVDLHFPIRGDLGWGHLGDAESWMTDLLSSLKIYFQSKQDHCFVDVGVNIGQTLVKQQTVTPGGAYVGFEPNASCVAYVDELVKLNGWENVELYPVGVSQTPELCNLNFFSQSEIDSGASIIEQFRTEQPVLRRSHVAVFPLNAAGLSRPVSFLKIDVEGAELEVLRGANSVILRDRPLVSIEILPCYDVSNKFRIERQYALEQLMAKAKYRCFRILKATAEQGRLTGIERVDSIGVHGDIDLADYLWIPQESVDDICGLIAQQFAVDG; from the coding sequence TTGAACGGTGTTGATTTGCACTTTCCAATTCGCGGTGATTTGGGCTGGGGGCATTTAGGCGATGCAGAATCATGGATGACCGACCTTCTCAGCTCACTAAAAATCTATTTCCAATCCAAGCAGGATCACTGCTTTGTCGATGTCGGAGTCAATATTGGACAGACCTTGGTAAAGCAGCAGACCGTGACTCCCGGTGGTGCTTACGTCGGCTTTGAGCCAAACGCCTCTTGCGTTGCCTATGTAGATGAATTAGTGAAATTGAATGGCTGGGAAAACGTAGAGCTATATCCGGTGGGCGTGTCACAAACGCCTGAATTATGCAATCTGAATTTCTTCAGCCAGTCGGAGATTGATTCCGGTGCGTCGATAATTGAGCAGTTTCGAACCGAGCAACCTGTTCTGCGACGATCTCATGTTGCCGTCTTCCCATTGAACGCCGCTGGACTTAGTCGCCCAGTCTCGTTCCTTAAAATCGATGTGGAAGGAGCGGAACTCGAGGTACTGAGAGGCGCCAACTCAGTCATACTGAGAGATCGTCCTTTAGTTTCTATCGAGATCCTGCCTTGCTACGATGTGTCAAATAAGTTTCGAATCGAGCGGCAGTATGCTCTAGAGCAGTTGATGGCAAAAGCAAAATACAGGTGCTTTAGAATTCTTAAAGCAACTGCAGAACAGGGGCGGCTCACAGGCATCGAAAGAGTTGATTCCATAGGCGTCCATGGCGACATAGACCTTGCCGACTATCTGTGGATACCACAAGAGTCCGTTGACGATATCTGTGGGTTGATCGCTCAACAGTTCGCGGTAGATGGGTGA
- a CDS encoding glycosyltransferase family 2 protein produces MNQHLAYLTLRSHSLFHRSSTVQIKSKQLRSDTRIDANGVSVVIPTIGREAVVLDTVSDLTRQAGVDFEIIIVTQSTQTLDEVQSLAVRHNVAARCYYQSEPNASLARNVGLREAKFNVVLFIDDDMHLPNIRFLESHLAPFEEPSLAGVAGQVLLPGQEPRTRALHYFASRKRVGWLYFPPTWTKPDSVRNGISCNLSVRKDLALDVGGMDANFVKGAHREESDFCLRLTDKHGLLAFSPAASAVHLHVPSGGCRSWNDRKIEKPNSHANHHLAGEWYFLLRGLQLGTIGYLDLPDYFFALAKRHLWYRPNGKRFQGGFKALLNSLEGLLEARRWLKSKPRLVDSVSNSEYKLVWEVTPKDQTEFERGQQARH; encoded by the coding sequence GTGAACCAGCACCTGGCCTATCTCACCTTGCGAAGTCACTCTCTCTTTCACAGATCATCTACTGTGCAAATAAAAAGCAAGCAATTAAGAAGCGATACCAGAATAGACGCCAATGGAGTTTCGGTCGTCATTCCGACCATCGGACGCGAAGCGGTAGTGCTGGACACGGTGAGTGACCTGACCCGCCAAGCTGGTGTCGACTTCGAGATAATCATTGTCACGCAATCTACCCAAACGCTCGATGAAGTACAAAGCTTGGCCGTTAGACATAACGTCGCAGCACGATGTTATTATCAATCGGAACCAAATGCGAGTTTGGCAAGGAACGTTGGGTTGCGGGAAGCAAAGTTCAACGTCGTACTATTCATTGATGATGACATGCATTTGCCGAATATTCGGTTCCTCGAAAGCCACCTTGCTCCATTCGAAGAACCCAGCTTGGCCGGAGTTGCCGGGCAAGTCCTGTTGCCGGGGCAGGAACCAAGGACCCGGGCACTTCATTATTTCGCAAGCAGGAAAAGGGTGGGCTGGCTCTATTTTCCACCTACGTGGACAAAGCCCGATAGTGTACGAAACGGAATTTCATGCAACTTGTCCGTTCGAAAAGACCTTGCCCTAGACGTCGGTGGGATGGATGCTAACTTTGTCAAAGGCGCTCACCGTGAGGAGTCTGATTTTTGCCTAAGACTTACGGACAAGCACGGTTTGCTAGCATTCTCCCCAGCAGCGTCAGCGGTGCATCTTCACGTTCCCTCGGGCGGTTGTCGCTCTTGGAACGACCGGAAGATTGAAAAGCCCAATTCGCACGCTAACCATCATCTGGCAGGCGAATGGTACTTCTTGTTACGAGGGCTCCAACTTGGGACCATTGGATACCTGGACCTTCCAGACTACTTCTTCGCACTCGCGAAACGCCATCTATGGTACCGTCCAAATGGCAAGCGATTCCAGGGCGGATTCAAGGCATTGTTGAATTCATTGGAGGGTCTGCTCGAAGCACGTCGGTGGTTGAAGTCAAAACCTCGATTGGTCGATTCGGTTTCAAACAGCGAGTACAAATTGGTCTGGGAAGTAACGCCCAAAGATCAAACAGAATTCGAGAGGGGCCAGCAAGCGAGGCACTGA